The nucleotide window TCCTGCGGTGCTTGCTTCGCCTGCGCCCGCCTCGCGACTGCCCCTTCGAGTCCCGCCCAACCGCAACCGCAGCCTCACACCTCCCCAGCCTCGTCGGCGGCTCCCGTTGGTCGCCGCCGACTCCCTCGCGCGGTGCTCCTCGCGGTCGCCGAGGGCGACCGCTCGGAGGCACGCGCCACCGCACCGCAGATCGGTCGCTGTTCTTCCTGTACTGAGCGATTAAGGGAAGTATCAACTAATAAGAATTTCAACAAAGCCGGATCAGTCGTTCGCGGGGTCCGCCTCGGCCCCCTCAAACGGTCGCTCCTCCTCGGGTCGCTCTCCGGTCAACAGGACGTGGCAGTCGCGACACCGCGCCTCGTAGGACTCCTCCGCGCCGACGAGGATCGTCGGGTCGTCGACGTGGGCCGGTTCGCCCTCGATGAGCCGCTGGTTCCGAGAGGCCGGCTCCCCGCAGACCGAGCAGATCGCCTGTAGCTTGTCGACGTACTCGGCGGTCGCCATCAGCTGCGGCAGCGGCTCGAACGGCTCCCCGCGGAACGTCTGGTCGGTGCCCGAGACGATCACCCTGGTTCCGCGGTCCGCGAGGGTGTTACAGACCTCGATGAGCGCGTTCGAGAAGAAGTTCGCCTCGTCGATCGCGACCACCTCGGCGGGGTCGTCGTCGAGGATGTCGAGCGGGCCGTCGCCCTCGTTGTCGACGACGGTCGCCTCCCACTGTCGGCCGGTGTGGCTGCCGATCGTCGCCTCCCCGTAGCGGTCGTCGACCGCGGGCGTGTAGACGGCGACCGACTGACCGGCGATCTCCGAGCGCCGGAGCCGGCGGAGCAGCTCCTCCGTCTTGCCCGAGAACATCGACCCCGAAATGACCTCGATCCAGCCGGATCGAGTGATGGCGTGCATACCCGATCGGGCCGGAGCCAGCGACTAAACCGTTTCTCTCCGGGCGCGGGCGGCGAGCTAGACGCCGGTCGCCACTCCGACGACCGCGGCCGCGACGAGGACGTACGTCGCCGCGGAGACCGCCCAGTCCCGGCGGATCGGACCGAGCCGCTGCCGCGGGAGGCCGGACGCCCGGGGGAGCGGGACGAGCGCGAAGAAGCCGACCATCAGCGCGAGCAGCGCGACGCCCGCGACGGCGAGGGTCACGAGGGGACCGAGGCCGAGAAGCGATCCGACCGCGGCGACGAGACCGACGAACAGCAGCCCCGAGCCGCCGCCGGCGACGTAGTGGACCCACGTCGCCAGCCGCTCCGGCGCGTCGTCGACCGGAGTGTCGGTGAGCACGCCCGCGGCGACCTTCGGTGCGGTCGTCCCCTCGGGGAGCCGCGCCATCGCCACGTCCATCGCGAGCGTCGCGACGAGCCCGACGACCGGGCCGAGGGCGAGACCGGCGAGCAGCGAGAGCGTCGTCATTGCGAGATCACACGGTCGGAAGGGGTTTCACTCCGTCGACCGGGGAGCCCGACTTCGGGGACGAGATCCGGCGGGCGAGCGCCCTCAGTCGTCGCGAGGATCGTCGCGGGGGACGACGGTCTCGCCGCCGATCACGACCCGCGAGACGTCGGCGTGGCCGGCCCGCCTGACGATCGCCCGGACGAGGTCGCGCGCGCCGGCGAGGTTGTCTGAGTCGCCGTCGAGGACGAGCAGGTCGGCGTCGGCCCCCTCCCGCACCACGCCGCGGTTCAGGCCGGCTATCTCCGCGCCGTTGCGCGTCGCCATCCGCAGTATCTCCTGCGCGGGGAGATCGGAGAGCTTCGCGGCGAACTCCATCTCGCGGAACATCGACGGCGAGTCGGTCATCACGTTGTCGGTGCCCAAGGCGACGGTCGTCCGCTCGGTCAGCTCGCGGATCGGCGGGACGCCGACGTTCGTCACCAGATTCGACCGCGGGCAGACCACGACTGGGGTCCCCCGATGTTCGAGCCGTTCGAGGTGGATCCCCTCCGCGTGGACCATGTGGACGAGGAAGTCCGGGTCCAGATCCATCGCGGGGTTGATGTCGTCGGCGTCGCGCTCGCCCGCGTGGATCCCGAACAGCTTGCCGGCCTCGCGCGTCTCGGAGCGGACCGCGTCGAAGTCGGCGTCGCGGGCCCCGGAGGCCCCGTACCCGTCGGCCACGGAGAGGACGTCGGGGTCGTCGCGGCCGAAGACGACCGCCTCGATCGCGCGCTTACCGAACTCGACGCCCTCGCCGGCGAGCGCGTCGCGAAGCGCGCCGACGCCGTCGACGCCGCCCTCGCGGAACTCCAGGAAGGTCCCGGTCCCGGTCGACTCCATGTACCGCAGGGTGCGGGCCATCGCCGACACCTTCTCCTCGCGGCCGGCCGCCCGGAGGAGCCGGTGTTTCAGCCCGTCCGGCGGGGCGACGAGTTCGTCGAGCGAGAGGCCCTCGCCCGCCTCCTTGGCGATGGAGTCGCCGATGTGGGTGTGGGCGTTGACGAACGCCGGGCAGATCACGTCGTCGCCCTCGGTCTCGCGTTCCTCAACCCGGACGATCTCGCCGTCCGCGACGACGACCCGGCCCTCGACCGGCTCGAAGTCGGGGCCGACCAGAATGGTCCCTTCGAGATACATACCGGAGGCTCGCCAGCCGAGGGTAAAACGTCACGGGGACGCCCCGTCCGCTCAGAACTCGTCGAGCGTCGTCGGCATCGCGCCGCGCACCTCGGTCACGAGACCGTCGGAGTCGAGTCCGAGGACGTCCCCGGCCGCCCGGCCGACGCGGTCGGTCGCCGGTTCGGGGGCATACACGCCGAGCCGCCACTGGTTCCGCTGTGCGGTCCGGAGCGCGGAGACGAGCGGCGACTGCCGCCACAAGCGCCGGATCTCGCCGTTGACGGTGACGCGCGCGGTCGACTCCCGCATCGTCGGCTCGGGCGGCACGTCCAAGATCACGTGGTCGCGCGCGACGCCCGCCTCCTCGGCTATCTCGCGTTCGAGCGCCGCCTCCGCGGCGTGGTCCGCCTCGTGGACCCGGTCGGGAACGTCGTCGTACTCGGCCCACACGGCCAGCTTGTAGAGGTCGCGCTCGTCGTACCGCCGGGAGAGTCCGGCGGTCTCCCGGCAGTCCCGGATCGCCGCGAGGAAGTCGTGGTCGTCCATCCGCCGGAGCTCGGCCGCGGTCGTCGCGGTCGCGTCGAGGAGGTCGCTCGCGGCCCGGCGCAACATCGCCTTCGAGATGCGCGCCACGTGATGGGTGTAGACGACCGGGTTCATCAGCGCCCGGGCGAGCAGCAGGCTCTCGGCGGTCTGGACGTTCCCCTCGTCCAAGACGAGCTGCGGGCCGCCGCGGTCCGGCTCGTCTCCGTCCGGGATGTCGTCCCGTTCGACGAACGTCAGCTCCCGGACGAACCGCTCGGTGTCGATGGTGCCGTACGGGACGCCCGTGTGGTAGGCGTCGCGCACGAGGTAGTCCATGCGGTCCACGTCGAGTTCGCCCGAGACGAGGCCGGCGTACGGTCCCTCGCCGGCGACGATCTCCGCGATCCGGTCCGGGTCGAGATCGTGGTCGCGCAGGGCCTCGCCGACCGCGCCGGTCGCGAGCAGCTCGCCGACATCGTCGTGGTACTTACCGGTCCGCCGGTGCGTGAGCGATTCGAGGTTGTGGCTGAACGGGCCGTGACCGGTGTCGTGGAGCATCGCCGCCGCCTCGATGCGGTCGGCGCGTTTCCCCTCGATCCCGAGGTGGTCGAGCGCACGGCTCGCGAGGTGGTAGACGCCGAGGCTGTGTTCGAACCGTGTGTGGTTCGCGGAGGGGTAGACGAGCTGGACCGTCCCGAGCTGTTTCACGTGGCGGAGGCGCTGGACGGCGGGGGTGTCGACGAGGTCGGCGGCGACCCCGTCGATCTCGATGTGGTCGTGGACGGTATCCTTGACCGTGATCATGCGTCCGCCTTCGGCGGCACGAGATAAAAGGCTGTGAGTGTCGATCGGGACGCGCCGATACCGCGAGCCACGGATCGGCGGTACAATTTATATCCCGATCGGACGAAGCGTCGCGCATGTACGACGTGTTGCTCGGAATTGGACTCGACGACGAGGCGAGAGCGACCGCACAGGCGGCGGCGGTGACGGACCTCCCGGCCGCCGCCGACGAGGTGACCGCGCACCTCTGTCACGTCTTCCGAGACAACCCGGAGGGCGCGTCGGTCCACCAGCTCGGAACCGTGCGGCGCGCCCGCGAGGTGTTGGAAGACGTCGGTGTCGAGTGCGTCCACTACGAGGCCAGCGGCGACCCCGCCGACGAGCTGCTCGTGGCCGCGGCCGACGTCGACGCCGACGCGATCTGCGTGTCGGGTCGGAAGCGGAGTCCGACCGGGAAGGCCGTCTTCGGCAGCACCACGCAGGCGCTCGTGTTGAACGCGGACCGGCCGGTTCTGACGGTTCCGGGACCGGAACGAGAGTAAACGAGAGAATCCGCGCGGGAGACAAGCGGTCGACGGAGCCGGTCAGGCCGAGGGACGGTTCGCCGCACGCAGCCCCAGCACGTCCCGCGCCGCGATCGCGACCGCGTCGACGTGCTCGGCCGGACAGTACACCCCGAGCGTCCAGCGGCGGCGCTCCGCGGCCCGGAGTCCGGCGACCAGTTCCGAGGCGTCCTCCAGCCGCTGGGGGACGCCGTCGACGACGACGGCGGAGCCGGACTCCTTGAGCGCCGGCCGGGAGGGGATGTCGACGACGACCGCGTCGCGGTCGATTCCGACGCTCTCGGCGATCTCTCGTTCGGCCGCCCGCTCCTCCGCGCGCCCGGCGTCGACCGTGCCGGCCGGCACCTCGTCGAGTTCGGCCCAGACGGCGCGTTTGTACAGGTCGCGCCGCTCGATGCGCTCGCCGAGCGCCGGGACGCGGTCGCGCAGTTCGACGAGGAGGTCGTGGTCCGCCATCCGCCGGAACGCCTCGACGTCCGCCTCCGTCCGATCGAGGTAGCGCTCGCAGGCGCGCTCTAACATTGCGCCCGCGACGCGGGAGACGTGGTGGCGGTAGACGACGGCGTTCATCAGCGAGCGCGCGACGAGGAGGCTCTCCGCGGTGGCGACGTTCCCCTCGTCCAAGACGAGGTCGGCGTCGCTCCGGGACTCAGCCGAACCGTCGCCGCCGACCAGCCGGAGTTCGGTGACGAGCCGACCGGTGTCGACGGTTCCGTACGGGACGCCGGTGTGGTGGGCGTCGCGCACGAGGTAGTCCATGCGGTCCACGTCGAGTTCGCCCGAGACGAGCGGCCCGAGCGCGCCCGCTCCGTCGATCAGGGCGGCGACGCGCTCCGGGTCGAGCCCGTTGCGTTCGAGGACCTGACACACCTCGCGGTCCGCGTCGGTGAGCAGCCATCGCACGTCGTCGTGGTCGCGCCCGGTCGCGCGCCGGATGATCCCCTCGGTCTGGTGGCCGTACGGGCCGTGGCCGACGTCGTGGAGCATCGCCGCGGCGCGGACGTGCGCCGCGGTGTCGTCGTCGACGCCGAGCCCCTCCACCGCGCGGCCCGCGAGGTGGTAGACGCCGAGGCTGTGTTCGAACCGCGTGTGGTTCGCGGCGGGGTAGACGAGCCGGACCGTGGACAGCTGTTTGATGTGGCGCAGCCGCTGGAACGCCGGCGTGTCGACCAGTTCGGCGGCGACGTCGCCGAGCCGGACGTGACCGTGGACGCTGTCCTTGATCGCCTTCATTGTCGGCTGATCGCCCGCCGGGGAATTGGTCGTTTCGGCTCGCCGATCGGCCGCCCGGTCTCGCCAACGCGGTCAGTGTCGGGACTCGGCGACGACGACCGCGCCGCGCATCCCGTCGTCCCGGTGGCGTTCGCAGGCGTACTCGTAGATCCCCGGATCCTCGAAGACGCGTTCGAAGGTGTGTTCGTCCTCCTGATATTCGGGGGAGTCGGCGGCCTCGACGGCGACGAGGTCGCTCTCGAACGACCCGTCCTCGGCGACGACGCTGTGTTCGCCCGCGCCGGGGACCCAGCGCCACCTGACGGTCGTGCCGGGCGTCACGCGGAGCGCGGGGGTGTCGTAGACGGGCGCAGTCTCCCACTCCTCGGCCTCCGGATCGTATCCACCGGGACCGCCGACGCGGACGCTGACCGCGTCCCGTCGGAGCGGGTTCGCGGTCTCCGAAACGTTGGGCGTTCGATCGAACCAGTCGCCGTAGTCGACCGGCGTCGTGTCGTACTCCGTGACATACAACTCGATCTCCGGGCCGACGACGATCGCCCCCTGCTCGCCGATCGTCTGATGGGGACGGCAGGAGTATCGGGTGACCCCCTCGTCGGCCTCGGTGAGGGTGACGGCGTACTCGTGGGTCGCCTCGTCGGTGAGTTCCGACTCGATCGCCGCGGGACCGTCGTACGTCACCACGTCGTGGACGCCGCTCTCACCGGTCCACTCCCAGCGGACCGTCGTGTCGTAGTCGACCCACACCGCCGCGGGGTCGAACCGGAACCCGTCGCCGTCGCCGACCGGGATTACAACCTCGTCCTCTCCCCGTCGGTCGACCGTCCCGGCGTAATCGGTCCCGCCGTCGAACCAGTGGCCGTACTCCGGCTCCGGCACGTCCGTCGTGTCGGTGAACCCGTCGCCGGAGTCAGTGTTGCCGCCGCCAATCGGATCGAGCGAGCCGAGACAGCCGGCGAGCGCTCCGAGCGTTCCGCCCGCCGCCAGCGCCAGCGCGCGGCGACGGGAGGTGGAGGGCGTTCGTGACATCGGCCGGGATCACTCGTCGACGACGTCGATCCCGAACCGCTCTTCGAGCGCGCGCACGACCGACCCGCCCACGTTCGCGGTCGCGGCCCGGCCGTCCTCGACCGCGAGGAGATCGTCCTCGTCGACCTCCAGCTCGGCCGCCACCTCCTCGACGGTCAGCCCGGCGTCCTGTCGCGCCTCGGTGACGACGTCGCCGTAGCCGGAGACGAGGTACGGGAGCCGATCGGACTCGTAGCTCGTCCCCTCCTCCTCCCAGCGCTTCGAGTCGCCGGTCGCGGAGTCGTACATCTTCGCCTGCTTCCGGGCCAGCTCCTTGTTCCGGCTCTCGGTCGGACTCGACCCGGACCCGGCCCCACCGGGGCTGCCGCCCGTGTTTCCGCCGCGAGAGTCGCCCCCGCTCGGGGCGT belongs to Halorubrum sp. DM2 and includes:
- a CDS encoding thymidine kinase, giving the protein MHAITRSGWIEVISGSMFSGKTEELLRRLRRSEIAGQSVAVYTPAVDDRYGEATIGSHTGRQWEATVVDNEGDGPLDILDDDPAEVVAIDEANFFSNALIEVCNTLADRGTRVIVSGTDQTFRGEPFEPLPQLMATAEYVDKLQAICSVCGEPASRNQRLIEGEPAHVDDPTILVGAEESYEARCRDCHVLLTGERPEEERPFEGAEADPAND
- a CDS encoding amidohydrolase family protein — encoded protein: MYLEGTILVGPDFEPVEGRVVVADGEIVRVEERETEGDDVICPAFVNAHTHIGDSIAKEAGEGLSLDELVAPPDGLKHRLLRAAGREEKVSAMARTLRYMESTGTGTFLEFREGGVDGVGALRDALAGEGVEFGKRAIEAVVFGRDDPDVLSVADGYGASGARDADFDAVRSETREAGKLFGIHAGERDADDINPAMDLDPDFLVHMVHAEGIHLERLEHRGTPVVVCPRSNLVTNVGVPPIRELTERTTVALGTDNVMTDSPSMFREMEFAAKLSDLPAQEILRMATRNGAEIAGLNRGVVREGADADLLVLDGDSDNLAGARDLVRAIVRRAGHADVSRVVIGGETVVPRDDPRDD
- a CDS encoding HD domain-containing protein, whose protein sequence is MITVKDTVHDHIEIDGVAADLVDTPAVQRLRHVKQLGTVQLVYPSANHTRFEHSLGVYHLASRALDHLGIEGKRADRIEAAAMLHDTGHGPFSHNLESLTHRRTGKYHDDVGELLATGAVGEALRDHDLDPDRIAEIVAGEGPYAGLVSGELDVDRMDYLVRDAYHTGVPYGTIDTERFVRELTFVERDDIPDGDEPDRGGPQLVLDEGNVQTAESLLLARALMNPVVYTHHVARISKAMLRRAASDLLDATATTAAELRRMDDHDFLAAIRDCRETAGLSRRYDERDLYKLAVWAEYDDVPDRVHEADHAAEAALEREIAEEAGVARDHVILDVPPEPTMRESTARVTVNGEIRRLWRQSPLVSALRTAQRNQWRLGVYAPEPATDRVGRAAGDVLGLDSDGLVTEVRGAMPTTLDEF
- a CDS encoding universal stress protein — its product is MYDVLLGIGLDDEARATAQAAAVTDLPAAADEVTAHLCHVFRDNPEGASVHQLGTVRRAREVLEDVGVECVHYEASGDPADELLVAAADVDADAICVSGRKRSPTGKAVFGSTTQALVLNADRPVLTVPGPERE
- a CDS encoding HD domain-containing protein; this translates as MKAIKDSVHGHVRLGDVAAELVDTPAFQRLRHIKQLSTVRLVYPAANHTRFEHSLGVYHLAGRAVEGLGVDDDTAAHVRAAAMLHDVGHGPYGHQTEGIIRRATGRDHDDVRWLLTDADREVCQVLERNGLDPERVAALIDGAGALGPLVSGELDVDRMDYLVRDAHHTGVPYGTVDTGRLVTELRLVGGDGSAESRSDADLVLDEGNVATAESLLVARSLMNAVVYRHHVSRVAGAMLERACERYLDRTEADVEAFRRMADHDLLVELRDRVPALGERIERRDLYKRAVWAELDEVPAGTVDAGRAEERAAEREIAESVGIDRDAVVVDIPSRPALKESGSAVVVDGVPQRLEDASELVAGLRAAERRRWTLGVYCPAEHVDAVAIAARDVLGLRAANRPSA
- a CDS encoding halocyanin domain-containing protein; amino-acid sequence: MSRTPSTSRRRALALAAGGTLGALAGCLGSLDPIGGGNTDSGDGFTDTTDVPEPEYGHWFDGGTDYAGTVDRRGEDEVVIPVGDGDGFRFDPAAVWVDYDTTVRWEWTGESGVHDVVTYDGPAAIESELTDEATHEYAVTLTEADEGVTRYSCRPHQTIGEQGAIVVGPEIELYVTEYDTTPVDYGDWFDRTPNVSETANPLRRDAVSVRVGGPGGYDPEAEEWETAPVYDTPALRVTPGTTVRWRWVPGAGEHSVVAEDGSFESDLVAVEAADSPEYQEDEHTFERVFEDPGIYEYACERHRDDGMRGAVVVAESRH
- a CDS encoding transcriptional regulator; its protein translation is MPKYSTGGGGGDDGDACELCGRETTDLRKATVAGAKLLVCSNCRPHDDAGNAPSGGDSRGGNTGGSPGGAGSGSSPTESRNKELARKQAKMYDSATGDSKRWEEEGTSYESDRLPYLVSGYGDVVTEARQDAGLTVEEVAAELEVDEDDLLAVEDGRAATANVGGSVVRALEERFGIDVVDE